The following proteins are co-located in the Silene latifolia isolate original U9 population chromosome 1, ASM4854445v1, whole genome shotgun sequence genome:
- the LOC141614272 gene encoding protein kinase G11A has product MDQPQLQPQPQPQPDSKPDSKPVSTQDLTEDLESMSFNSTTTTTTTLPRSTTSSSSTTTTTTTFTTTSSSFHHPPTSISDIHFICRLGAGDIGSVYLAELKQNEGVYFAAKVMDNAELAARNKEGRATAEREILQLVDHPFLPKLYASVSDPKWSCLLTEFCNGGDLHVLRQRQPFKRFNESAVRFYAAEVVVALEYIHMMGIVYRDLKPENVLVRSDGHIMLTDFDLSLKCDEQSTPTPQIITSSNHNSQSDNRPKLLGSGPDPITTSSSCIIPNCMVPAVSCFNPTMKRKWKTKKKTGRRFEPEFVAEPVDVRSMSFVGTHEYLAPEIVSGEGHGSAVDWWTLGVFIFELFHGTTPFKGSDNEMTLANIVARALEFPKEPSIPSSAKELISQLLAKDPTRRLGSLMGATPVKQHPFFNGVNWALLRCMKPPFVPPPFSVSSNGGSKEAVSDDSCPDTPVDYY; this is encoded by the exons CCTAACAGAAGATCTAGAAAGCATGAGTTTCAACagcacaacaaccaccaccacaaccttACCTCGAAGCACAACCTCCTCTTCttcaaccaccaccacaacaaccaccttCACCACCACCTCCTCCTCCTTCCACCACCCGCCCACCTCCATCTCCGACATCCACTTCATTTGTCGCCTCGGAGCCGGGGATATCGGGTCGGTCTACCTCGCTGAATTAAAGCAAAATGAAGGCGTTTATTTCGCTGCTAAAGTTATGGACAATGCCGAACTCGCGGCTCGCAATAAAGAAGGTCGCGCTACGGCTGAACGCGAGATTCTTCAGTTAGTTGATCATCCTTTTTTGCCTAAACTTTACGCTTCGGTTTCCGATCCTAAATGGAGTTGTTTATTGACCGAGTTTTGTAATGGTGGTGATCTTCATGTTCTTCGACAACGCCAACCTTTTAAACGTTTTAATGAATCCGCTGTCAG GTTTTATGCAGCAGAAGTGGTAGTGGCATTAGAGTACATTCACATGATGGGAATAGTATACCGTGATCTCAAGCCTGAGAATGTTTTAGTTAGGTCAGATGGTCATATCATGCTCACAGATTTTGACCTTTCTCTAAAATGTGATGAGCAATCTACTCCGACCCCGCAAATAATCACCTCTTCAAATCATAATTCCCAATCGGATAATCGTCCGAAGCTACTAGGTTCTGGTCCTGACCCAATAACGACCTCATCGTCTTGCATCATACCCAACTGTATGGTCCCTGCAGTATCCTGTTTCAATCCTACCATGAAGAGAAAGTggaaaacgaaaaagaaaaccGGGCGTAGGTTTGAACCCGAGTTTGTTGCCGAGCCTGTGGATGTCCGGTCTATGTCATTTGTCGGGACACACGAGTACTTAGCCCCAGAGATTGTCTCGGGAGAAGGACATGGGAGCGCGGTTGATTGGTGGACACTTGGTGTATTTATATTTGAGCTATTTCACGGTACCACCCCGTTTAAAGGTTCGGACAATGAGATGACATTAGCCAACATTGTGGCTCGGGCGTTGGAATTTCCTAAAGAGCCCTCGATCCCGAGTTCAGCAAAGGAATTGATATCTCAATTGCTAGCTAAAGATCCAACCCGAAGATTAGGTTCGTTAATGGGGGCAACGCCCGTAAAGCAACACCCGTTTTTTAACGGTGTTAATTGGGCTTTATTACGATGTATGAAACCACCCTTTGTACCACCACCGTTTAGTGTTAGTAGTAACGGTGGTAGTAAAGAAGCTGTTTCCGACGACAGTTGTCCTGATACACCTGttgattattattag